The Aquincola tertiaricarbonis genomic sequence CCACCACGCTGCGCCAGAAGGCGTTGCAGCTGATGCAGGACGATGACGTGGCCCCCGCGCCCGTCACCGCCGCGGCGGCGGCGCAGCCGGCAGCTCCTGCCGCCGCCAGCCGACCGGCCGTGCGCCCCGCCTTGACGGTGCCCGACATCGTCCGCACCAGTGCGGCCGCCCGCAGTGCGGCGCCATCCGCAGCGCCCGCGGCTGCGGCGCCGGTGGTGGCGACGGCGCCCGCCGCCACACCGGCCGCCCCTGCAGAAGCCGGTGCACCTGCCCGCCGTCGCCTGGACGACGTCTTCGCTTCGCTGCTGAACTGACCGATCCGGCCTGATCCGCGAAGACGGCACCGCCTGGCGGTGCCGTTTTTCATGGGGCCGCCGGCAAGCCGGATGAAGCCTCGTTTTTGCGGCGGTGTTCACGGTTTTTGCCTGTGGGCCGCGTTCTTACACTGCCCTGGAAGTCGCGGGCTCGGTGCCTGCGTGCGGCCAGCCGAGGACCCAGCATGCTCAATGACAAGTCGATCCTGATCACCGGAGGTACCGGTTCCTTCGGCAAGGCCTTCGTGAAGACGGTGCTGGAGCGCTACCCCCGCGTGCGGCGCCTGGTGGTCTTCTCGCGCGACGAGCTCAAGCAGTTCGAGATGGGGCAGCAGTTCCCCGAAACCACCTACCGCGCGATGCGCTACTTCATCGGCGACGTGCGCGACCCGCAGCGCCTGCTGCGCGCGATGGAAGGCATCGACATCGTGGTGCATGCGGCCGCGCTCAAGCAGGTGCCGGCCGCCGAATACAACCCCTTCGAGTGCATCAAGACCAATGTGCTGGGGGCGCAGAACGTCATCGAGGCCTGCCTGGACCGCGGCGTGCAGCGCGTGGTGGCCCTGTCGACCGACAAGGCGGCCGCGCCGGTGAACCTGTACGGTGCCACCAAGCTGTGCTCCGACAAGCTCTTCGTCGCGGCCAACGGCATCAAGGGCACACGCGACCTGCGGTTCTCGGTGGTGCGCTACGGCAACGTGATGGGCAGCCGCGGCTCGGTGATCCCGTTCTTCCTGCAGCAGCGGCCGTCGGGCGTGCTGCCGATCACCGATCCGCTGATGACGCGCTTCAACATCTCGCTGCAGGACGGCGTCGACATGGTGCTGTGGGCCATCGAGCATGCCAGCGGCGGCGAGATCCTGGTGCCCAAGATCCCGTCCTACCGCATCACCGACCTGGCCGAGGCCATTGCACCGGAATGCGAGCAGCGCGTGGTCGGCATCCGCCCCGGCGAGAAGATCCACGAAGAGATGATCACCGCCTGCGACAGCCCCAACACCGTGGACATCGGCCGCTACTACGCGATCCTGCCTTCGGGCAACGGCTTCGACCGCGACGAGTACCTGCGCCACCATCGCGCCACCTCGGTGGCACCAGGCTTCACCTACGACAGCGGTGCCAATGACGACTTCCTGAGCGTGCCGCAGCTGCGCAAGCTCATCGCGCAGCATGTCGAGGGCATCTCGATGGTCGAACGCCGTCGCCGTCCATGATTCCCTACGGCCGTCAGCAGATTACCGACGAGGACGTGGCGGCCGTGGTCGCCACCCTGCGTTCGGACTTCCTCACCCAGGGCCCGCAGGTGCCTGCCTTTGAGGCGGCCGTCGCGCATGCCGTGGGCGCGGCCCACGCGGTGGCCGTCAACAGCGCCACCTCAGCCCTTCACATCGCCTGCCTGGCCCTGGGCCTGGGTCCCGGCGACTGGCTGTGGACCAGCCCCATCACCTTCGTGGCCTCGGCCAACTGCGCACGCTATTGCGGCGCTGCTGTGGACTTCGTCGACATCGATCCGCAGACCCGCAACCTCAGCGTGCAGGCGCTGCAGGCCAAGCTCGAAGAGGCCGAGCGCCTCGGCCGGCTGCCCAAGGTGCTGGTGGCGGTGCACCTGTGTGGCGACCCCTGCGACATGCAGGCGCTGCACGCGCTGGCGCAGCGCTATGGTTTTGCGGTGGTGGAAGATGCCTCCCATGCCATTGGCGCGCAGTACCGGGGTCAGCCGGTGGGCAACGGCCGCTGGAGCGACATCACCGTCTTCAGCTTCCACCCGGTCAAGATCATCACCAGCGCCGAAGGCGGCATGGCGCTGACCCAGCGGGCCGACCTGGCCGAACGCATGCAGCTGCTGCGCAGCCACGGCATCACCCGCGATGCCGCCGCGATGACTCAATCGCCGGACGGCCCCTGGGCCTATGAGCAGATCGACCTCGGCTTCAACTACCGCATGACCGAGCTGCAGGCCGCGCTGGGCCTGAGCCAGCTGAACCGGCTGCACCACTACGTGCAGGTGCGCCAGCAGCTGGCCGCCCGCTACGACAAGGCACTGGCCGGCCTGCCTCTCACGCTGCCCTGGCGCGATGCGCGCGACCAGAGTGCGCTGCACCTGTATGTGGTGCGTGTGCAGCCTGGCGCGCCGATGGACCGGGCGGCACTGTTCGAGCGGCTGCGTGCCCGCGGCATCGGGGTCAACGTGCACTACATCCCGGTGCACACCCAGCCCTACTACCGCCGCCTGGGCTTTGCGCCCGGCGACTTTCCGCAGGCCGAGCGCTATTACGCCGAGGCCTTGAGCCTGCCCCTGTTCGCCGGGCTCACCGATGAACAGCAGGCCACGGTGGTGGCTGCCTTGCACGAGGCGCTGGCGGCATGAGGCTGGCGCTGATCCCGGCGCGTGGTGGCAGCAAGCGCATCCCGCGCAAGAACATCCGCGACTTCTGCGGCCGTCCGATGCTGGCCTGGCCGGTGGCTGCGGCGCTAGAAAGCGGATGCTTCGACCGCGTGGTGGTGTCCACCGACGACGAAGACATTGCCCAGGCCGCTCGCGAAGCGGGAGCCGAAGTGCCCTTCATGCGGCCCGCGACGCTGGCCGACGACCAGGCCGGCACCATCGCCGTCATCCGCCATGCCATCGGCGAGCTGCTGCCAGAGGCCGGACACGACGATCTGGTGTGCCTGCTGTATGCCACAGCGCCCTTTGTGCAGCCGGCCGACCTGACGGACAGCCTGGCGAAACTGCGTGCCCGGCCAGAAGCCGATTTCGCGCTGTCGGTGTGCGCCTTTCCGGCGCCCATCCAGCGCGCGCTGCGGCTGGATGCCCAGGGCCGGGTCAGCATGTTCGATCCTGCGCAGTACAGCCGCCGCTCGCAGGATCTGGAGCCGGCCTTCCACGACGCCGGCCAGTTCTGCTGGGGCCGCGCCGATGCGTGGATGACCGTGACCAACGTGTTCACCCCCGCCTGCCTGGCCTTCCCGTTGCCACCGCACCGGGTGCAGGACATCGACACGCCCGACGACTGGCAGCGCGCCGAATGGATGTTCCGCGCCCAGGGCTTGGCCGGAGGGCCGCGCCATGAAGCCTGATGTCGCCCCAGTGGTGCTGGCCCTGAGGGCCGACGCGTCCACCGAGGTGGGCTCGGGCCATGTGATGCGGTGCCTGGCCCTGGCCGAAGCGGCCGAGGATCTGGGCCAGCGTGCCGTGTTCGTGTGCCGCGCGCTGCCCGGCGACCTGCGGGGAGAGATCAGCGCCCGCGGCTTCGAGGTGCTGACCCTGCCGCTGGATGCGCAGACGCCCTGGACGCCCGAGCGCGACGCCCAGGCCACGCTGCAGGCGCTGGCCACGCTGGCGCAGCCGCCGCGCTGGCTGCTGGTGGACCACTACGGCCTGGGCGCCGACTGGCACCGCAGCGTGGCCGCCAGTGGCGCCGCCATCGCCGTGCTGGACGACCTGGCCGACCGGCCCTTGCAGGCCCGGGTGCTGATCGACCAGAACGCGGTGACCACGCTGCACCGCCGCTACCCCGCGCTGGTGCCGCCCGATTGCCAACTGCTGCTGGGGCCGCAGTACACGCTGCTGCGGCGCGACGTGCGGCTGGCTGCCCAGGAGCGCGCCGCGCAATCACGCCAGCAGCTGGCGGCCGGTCCGGTGCTGCTGTTCCTGGGCGGGGCCGACGCCGACGGCCTGACGCTGCAGGTGCTGGATCACCTGCCCACCGCGGGCCTGGCGGGCCCGCTGCAGGTGCTGGCCGGCGCGATGAATCCCCACCAGGCGGCGCTGCGCAGCCGCTGCCAGGCGCTGGGCCATGGCTTCGAGGTGGCGCGCCGCGACATGCGGCCACTGCTGGCCCGCACGCGCGCGGCCGTGGTGGCCTGCGGCATGTTCGCGGTGGAACTGCAGGCGCTGGGCGTGCCGTGCCTGCTGCTGCCGCTGTCGGACATCCAGCGCCAGGTGGCCGAGCACTTCAGCCGCCACGGCCGTGCGCTGCTGTTGCAGGCTGACCGCATCGGTGAGCCCCGGGCGCTGGCACGCGCGCTGGACCAGCTGATGACCCTTCCTTTCGAGCCCGGCGGCGACACCGCCGTGGCCCCCGACGGCGCCCGCCGCGTCGTGCAACACCTGATCGAGAGCGCCGCATGAACGAGAGCATTGCCGACCACTACCGCAGCCTGCTGCAGGCGCACGGCGATTCGCATGAAGCGGCACAGTACTCCTCGCGAGAGTCGCAAGAGGCGCGTTACGCGGTGCTGGCCGAAGTGGGTGACCTGCAAGGCGCCCGCGTGCTGGATTTCGGCTGCGGCACGGGACACCTGGCCACCTGGCTGCAGGGCCGCGGCATCGACTGCCGCTACACCGGGGTGGACATCGTCACCGAATTCTTCCCGCACGCGCGCGCCAAGCATCCCGGCCACCGCTTCGGCACGCTGGCCGACTTCGAGGGCGAACGCTTCGACTATGTGCTGGTGAGCGGCGTGTTCAACAACCGCATGGACGACAACGCGGCCTTCCTGGCGCGCACGCTCGAAGACCTGTTCGCGCGCACCGACCGGGCGCTGGCCTTCAACCTGATGAGCGCCTACGTGGACTACCAGGACCCGGGCCTCTGGTACGCCCGGCCCGAAGACGTGTTCGGCCTGGTCAAGAAGCTGACGCCCTTCGTCTCGTTGCGCAACGACTACGTGGTCAAGCAGGTGGCCGTGCCCTTCGAGTTCGCGGTGTATGCCTACCGCCAGCCGCGCGAGGTGCTGCGGTGAACGTGGCGGTGGTGGGCGGCGGCTATTCCGGCTGCCTGGCGGCATTGCTGCTGGCCGAACAGGGCCACCGCGTCGATCTCTACGAAGCCGGCGATGCGCTGGGTGGCATCCTGCGTGACGCGGTGCTGCCACAGGGTCGCTTCTTCCCGGGTTGCCAGTACATCAACATCGACCCGGTACTGATGGCCCTGGTGGACACGGTGGAAGGCACCACGCTGCAGCGCTTCGACCACCGCTACGGTTCGTGGAACGACCTCTTTGGTGCCGTGCGGGTGCACCACGACTTCGCGCAGCCCGTGGTCCCCGGGCCGCTGGGCGCGCTGCAGCCCGTGGCCGAGGGTGAACAAGACACGCTGGGTGGCCGCCTGGCCGCCTATGAAGCCCGGGTGGCGGGGCCTTTGACGGCCTGGGCCGCGCGCCATGGTGCGCCGGACGCACTGGCTGCGCAGAATGCCGCCGCCCTGCAGGTGGGCCGGGTGTTCTATGCCGACGATGCTGCCGCGATGCAGCAGGCCAAGCAGCAGGATGATCGGGCCGACCGGCTCTACGGCCTGCCCCGCAGCCACTTCGATCCGCCGCGCCCGCTGCAGCAGGCGGCCCTGCCGCTGGACGGTTTTGATGCGTTCATCCAGGCGCTGCAGACGGCGCTGCAACGCCGGGGCGTGCAGATCCACCTGCAGGCGCCGGTCAAGCCCCTGCCGGGTGCGGACGGCCGCATCCAGCTGCAGCTGCGGCAGCAGCCCATCGCGGCCGATGCCGTGGTGTGGTGCGCCAATCCCACCGCGCTGCTGCAGCGGCTGGGTGGTGAGCGGCTGCAGTCGCCCGCGCTGCGCTGCGTGAACCTGTTCGCCAGGCTGGAGGGCCGGGCGCCCGAGGCACCGGTGTACTACCAGGCCTTTGGCGCCACGCATCCGTTGCTGCGCCTCTTCTGCTATGGCGGTGAGCGCCCGCGCATCACCGTGGAAGCGCTGGACGAGGCGTGGCCGCTGGCCGATCTGGTGGCCGCCGCCGAGCAGGTGCTGCACGACCTGGGCTGGGACTTGCGGCTGGCCGATGCCAGCCTGCAACCGCAGCTGCGCTACTCGCTGCTGACCACCCACGACCTGCACTGCATCGAGCGCTTCGGTCGGCAGGCGGCGCGGCAGGGCATCATCACCGGCGGCTGGCAGCACTATGGCCGCGATCCGCGGCTGCACCACATCTTTGCCGAGATGGCGGCGGCGGGCCTGGCATGAAGCGCTGCGCCATCATGCAGCCGACCTACCTGCCGTGGTCGGGCTATTTCCATCTGATGACGCAGGTGGACGTCTTCGTGCTGTTGGACGACGTGCAGTTCCAGCGCCGCAGCTGGCACACCCGCAACCGCATCCTGCTGCAGGGCCGGGAGCACATGCTCACGGTGCCGGTAGCCGCGGCCCACCAGCGCGACCGCCTGCACCAGGTGCAGACCGTGGCCGAGGAGCCTTGGCGCGCGCGCCACTGGGCCACCCTGAGCGCCGCGTATGCCAAGGCGCCGCACGGTCGAGCGCTGCTGGACCTGCTGCAGCCGCTGTACCAGGCACCGCTGGCCGATCGCGGCCTCACCGCCTGGAACGAGTCGCTGATCCGCACCCTGGCGCAGGCGCTGGGCATCGACACCCCGCTGGTGCGTGCCACCACGCTGGGCTGTGGCGGCCAGCGCTCGGAGCATCTGCTCAACCTGTGCCTGGCGCTGGGCTGCGACAGCTACCTCTCGCCCCGCGGCTCCCGCGAGTACCTGGAAGAGGACGAGTTCGAAGCCAATGCTCAGGTGGCACTGGACTTCCAGCAGTTCGATCCCAAGCCCTATGCGCAGCTGCGCGCCGAGTCCTTCGTGTCCCACCTGTCGGTGATCGACGTGATCGCCCAGCAGGGAGTTTCTTTTGCGGCCCGCTACGTGCGGGGTGAAGCATGAGCCAGCATCCCTCCATCACCATCGCCGGCCGACCCATCGGCATCAACCACCCGCCCTACGTGGTGGCCGAGATGTCGGCCAACCACAACGGCAGCCTGGAACGCGCGCTGCATCTGCTGGAAGTGGCACAGCAGGCCGGGGCCGACGCGGTGAAGATCCAGTCCTACACCGCCGACACCATCACCCTGCCGGGCGACACCGAGGACTTCATCATCCGCGGCGGCCTGTGGGACGGACGGCGGTTGCATGAGCTGTACCGCGAGGCCGAGATGCCCTGGGACTGGCATGCCCCACTGTTCGCCCATGCACGCAAGCTGGGCATCACGCTGTTCAGCTCGCCGTTCGACCGCACGGCCGTCGACCTGCTGGAATCGCTGGATGCCCCGGCCTACAAGATCGCCTCGTTCGAGGCGGTGGACCTGCCGCTGATCCGCTATGTCGCGTCCACCGGCAAGCCGATGATCATCTCCACCG encodes the following:
- the pseB gene encoding UDP-N-acetylglucosamine 4,6-dehydratase (inverting) — its product is MLNDKSILITGGTGSFGKAFVKTVLERYPRVRRLVVFSRDELKQFEMGQQFPETTYRAMRYFIGDVRDPQRLLRAMEGIDIVVHAAALKQVPAAEYNPFECIKTNVLGAQNVIEACLDRGVQRVVALSTDKAAAPVNLYGATKLCSDKLFVAANGIKGTRDLRFSVVRYGNVMGSRGSVIPFFLQQRPSGVLPITDPLMTRFNISLQDGVDMVLWAIEHASGGEILVPKIPSYRITDLAEAIAPECEQRVVGIRPGEKIHEEMITACDSPNTVDIGRYYAILPSGNGFDRDEYLRHHRATSVAPGFTYDSGANDDFLSVPQLRKLIAQHVEGISMVERRRRP
- the pseC gene encoding UDP-4-amino-4,6-dideoxy-N-acetyl-beta-L-altrosamine transaminase, whose translation is MIPYGRQQITDEDVAAVVATLRSDFLTQGPQVPAFEAAVAHAVGAAHAVAVNSATSALHIACLALGLGPGDWLWTSPITFVASANCARYCGAAVDFVDIDPQTRNLSVQALQAKLEEAERLGRLPKVLVAVHLCGDPCDMQALHALAQRYGFAVVEDASHAIGAQYRGQPVGNGRWSDITVFSFHPVKIITSAEGGMALTQRADLAERMQLLRSHGITRDAAAMTQSPDGPWAYEQIDLGFNYRMTELQAALGLSQLNRLHHYVQVRQQLAARYDKALAGLPLTLPWRDARDQSALHLYVVRVQPGAPMDRAALFERLRARGIGVNVHYIPVHTQPYYRRLGFAPGDFPQAERYYAEALSLPLFAGLTDEQQATVVAALHEALAA
- the pseF gene encoding pseudaminic acid cytidylyltransferase, whose translation is MRLALIPARGGSKRIPRKNIRDFCGRPMLAWPVAAALESGCFDRVVVSTDDEDIAQAAREAGAEVPFMRPATLADDQAGTIAVIRHAIGELLPEAGHDDLVCLLYATAPFVQPADLTDSLAKLRARPEADFALSVCAFPAPIQRALRLDAQGRVSMFDPAQYSRRSQDLEPAFHDAGQFCWGRADAWMTVTNVFTPACLAFPLPPHRVQDIDTPDDWQRAEWMFRAQGLAGGPRHEA
- the pseG gene encoding UDP-2,4-diacetamido-2,4,6-trideoxy-beta-L-altropyranose hydrolase, with amino-acid sequence MKPDVAPVVLALRADASTEVGSGHVMRCLALAEAAEDLGQRAVFVCRALPGDLRGEISARGFEVLTLPLDAQTPWTPERDAQATLQALATLAQPPRWLLVDHYGLGADWHRSVAASGAAIAVLDDLADRPLQARVLIDQNAVTTLHRRYPALVPPDCQLLLGPQYTLLRRDVRLAAQERAAQSRQQLAAGPVLLFLGGADADGLTLQVLDHLPTAGLAGPLQVLAGAMNPHQAALRSRCQALGHGFEVARRDMRPLLARTRAAVVACGMFAVELQALGVPCLLLPLSDIQRQVAEHFSRHGRALLLQADRIGEPRALARALDQLMTLPFEPGGDTAVAPDGARRVVQHLIESAA
- a CDS encoding class I SAM-dependent methyltransferase encodes the protein MNESIADHYRSLLQAHGDSHEAAQYSSRESQEARYAVLAEVGDLQGARVLDFGCGTGHLATWLQGRGIDCRYTGVDIVTEFFPHARAKHPGHRFGTLADFEGERFDYVLVSGVFNNRMDDNAAFLARTLEDLFARTDRALAFNLMSAYVDYQDPGLWYARPEDVFGLVKKLTPFVSLRNDYVVKQVAVPFEFAVYAYRQPREVLR
- a CDS encoding NAD(P)-binding protein yields the protein MNVAVVGGGYSGCLAALLLAEQGHRVDLYEAGDALGGILRDAVLPQGRFFPGCQYINIDPVLMALVDTVEGTTLQRFDHRYGSWNDLFGAVRVHHDFAQPVVPGPLGALQPVAEGEQDTLGGRLAAYEARVAGPLTAWAARHGAPDALAAQNAAALQVGRVFYADDAAAMQQAKQQDDRADRLYGLPRSHFDPPRPLQQAALPLDGFDAFIQALQTALQRRGVQIHLQAPVKPLPGADGRIQLQLRQQPIAADAVVWCANPTALLQRLGGERLQSPALRCVNLFARLEGRAPEAPVYYQAFGATHPLLRLFCYGGERPRITVEALDEAWPLADLVAAAEQVLHDLGWDLRLADASLQPQLRYSLLTTHDLHCIERFGRQAARQGIITGGWQHYGRDPRLHHIFAEMAAAGLA
- a CDS encoding WbqC family protein, which translates into the protein MKRCAIMQPTYLPWSGYFHLMTQVDVFVLLDDVQFQRRSWHTRNRILLQGREHMLTVPVAAAHQRDRLHQVQTVAEEPWRARHWATLSAAYAKAPHGRALLDLLQPLYQAPLADRGLTAWNESLIRTLAQALGIDTPLVRATTLGCGGQRSEHLLNLCLALGCDSYLSPRGSREYLEEDEFEANAQVALDFQQFDPKPYAQLRAESFVSHLSVIDVIAQQGVSFAARYVRGEA